The genomic segment cagaacttaacgtataataataaaaaaaagttgttttgaaTCCTCTTGTCCTTCAATTCCTGCATTTATCTAATCATTCAGCAAGACCTAGCAGCTTTATcctacataatatatatataaatcattcaTTAAGAAAATCCCCTAACCCCATTGCCACCATCAGATCTGAACCATCATGATATCTCATAGGGACTGCTTACTGTAATAACTTATCAGCTTCCTAATTGTATTCCCTCACCAAAGTATACAGTATTCTTCCTATAACTAAAGTGAACTTAAATCTATATTTAAGTCAAATTATGTTGCACATAGCTTTAAATTCTTCAGTGTCTTTCCATTGCACTTAAATCCAAATTCCCTCTCACGACCTACAAGGTCTTTTACGATCTTGACCATGATCTCCTGCCATTCACTCCTTGCTCATTACGCTTTGGTCATTCCGACCTTTGTCACATTTTCTCAAACATTTGCTCCTTAAGGTCTTTGTACTTACTTGCTCTGGCATCTTTTGGAGATGTTATTTCTCCGGGATGTTGTATGACTAGATTATATTTGTCATTCAAGTCTCAGCTAAGAGTTCATTTTCTTGGGTTGATCTATCCTGACTATGCCATATACAGGTATCCTTCACCTTCAGTTGTTCTCAATTGCATTAATCATGACTCATAataatttctttgtttacttgATCATTATTTGTCTTCCATAATGCTTTCTATGACTGTACATTTCATGAGAGCATGGATTTTGTCACATTTGATCTGTATTTTCTGCAGCCAAGATAGAGTCTAACAGTCAGACATTCAATGTGCTAATGGATATCTTTTTATTAAGCTGGGAacgaaaacagaaaaaaggagtctttctgtgttttctgtaGCCCCTTCACTACACTCACCTAGAGAAAGCCTGAAAACTCTATCCTAAATACTTGGAGTGAAAGACGgtgcaaatatttctttcaacCCTGAGTTATCATCTTTGCATAATTTCTCAGAATTAatataatttcagaagaaaatatactTACCTTGGTTACATTACTTTCATCCTAGGTAGACCAGAACGAGAATTATGTACAGTAAGCGGTTACTAACACTGCTACTATTTCTACCTCTGTATCCTTTGCCTGGCTGCTGACCACAGAGAAATTGAATTTTGAGGTGCTATGTTTGCAATTAAATTTCTAGGGTCCACAATATAGAGGCACCAAATGTGGAGCTTTCAAGATTCCAATCAGCCTTcaagtttcttttgtttctatgcctaaaaaattaacacaaattgGGCCTTGGCTCAGTTGGGGTATGGGGAAAGGTATTCTTTGAGACAGTATTACAAAAAAGTAAGCTTTAGCCTAtgcatctaattttcttttttttttttttaattacacggTACCCAAAACATCTTTGTAAATTTAGCAGTTAAATCAATGTGTATCTTTTTCACTTTCAGAATCAGagaggaaaaatgaacaaataaaactagtataaaactaattttgatttttaccaaatttattgatgagaacatttatatctctttatttgtaaatattttcttttttgtacacAAAGTTCCTGGCTACTCTAGGCTGGTTAGTACAGGATTGATCATCCCAAAATATCTTTGCTACAATACAAATGATGTGCTTTTGATGGCATGTCTCAAATGCATATTTCCTTTTGTGGCCTGACATATGGTATTGTCTGGAGAATATTCAATATATGCTTGAAAAGAGAATGtgttctctcttccttttatGGAGTCTTTCATAAATATCAGATCGGGTTGCTTGATAGTGTTTGTTAATGTATTCTATATTCTTATAGATGTTCTGCTGTTCTACAAATTACTGAAAGAGAATCATTGaacccttttaaaaaaagatctctTATATACAATCCAAACAATGTTTCCCTGGGGTGTAGAGATGATCTACATTGAGGCGCAATATATCCTTTGAGAGTTTTGACATTTTAACATAACCATATATAAGCTTTGGATTGAAGGTCTTATGACAGCATCTTGACGATCATTGCCTGGTGCAGTCCGTGGAAGTATCTCTTTTGTAGATAAATTTTCTTTGATAAATAATTAATAGTTCAATTTAGGCTTCTtatttgataaacattttttacataaaatttccctttttacTTATAGATTATCCTTCATTCATTGACCTGCAATGTTCAAATAATCTTTGAACTTACTGTGACAATATATTTATCCATAATATATACCTTCACTGTGATTATAATAAGATTATTCATAGAATTCCACAGCATTTATTAGAACTGTCACTTTATTGAGTCTTTGCCAAAAGTAGAGCTTTGCAGGGTGATCTGAGAAGAACAATCTAACGAAGACTATGAGAAGGAACTTTACTAGTTGCTTTTCATAAAGATGCAAATAACAGCAAGATCCTATTACAGTTGTTTTGAATTAGTCACACAACTTTGCATCTGGAAACAGGGTTTAGAACTATGAAAACGTTCTATCAATAGTTGATATTAGGATATTAATTTCTCTTTGTTctgaaacatgtttttaaaaagagcaactctaaagaaaggaagagtgagagaagagaagaaacaggGAGACACAGACAGAGTCAGACACAGAGATACAGAGATCCAGCCAGCTGTACAGAAGATTCCCTACATTACAATTAGAGATATACTAATTAATTAGTGTAATTTAATTAAACAGATATACTAATTGATTAATAGAGTCATTAATCCATAAAACATTAATGCAACAACTGAAGTTAATTTAGAAACATCTTATCTTTGTTTGTCCTAGAAAAGCTTagttttttttcagatttgtttatgttgttggaattttcttccttttagaatAGACATTACTGTCCAAAGCACCTTTAGAGATGCACGTCTTAATTTACTGTTCCCCAGTATTAGGATAAATGAATGGCTTGAGGGGTAGATTAGAGCTATGAACTCACCAAAAATCACAGCTAATTCCGTCTCTGGAATAAAGTAGCTGGAGGTGGCGATGAGAAAGGACAAATAGTAGGCAataaagaggagaaggaaggaaatgacagCTTTCAGGGCTCTCACGTGGGCTTCTGTGCTGGGGTCTCTGCACCCTGTGGCACTGAGCTGCATTCGCCTGATATGTCTCCACAGGGAGAGGATCAAGAGGAAAAATGACATCAGGCACACAGAAAAAGGGAGCAGCGTTACCAGGTTGAGAAATAACTTGGTAGAAGCATGTTGAGCTTTAGTTACTCTGCAACTCCAAGTTaagtttgttttcctctttgccttcacACAACGCCTGAAATCAGCATTCAAATTCTCAGTGGCTGGAAGGTTAATAAACACAGAGAGAACCATGCACCCCAGTAGAATCCAGGAAATCACCCTGTCAATTCTCCACTTCATCCAGAGGAAAAGTGGGTGAAAGAAATTAGCTATCTTGAAGAAATAGTAAATGCTGAGGCAGGTTGCAAACCAGATACTTAAATGGTTGGTTAGTGTCCAGAAGAAGTCAATGATTCTCATTTGTTTACCAGTGGCATAGACATCTGGATACAGCACCAACATAAAACAATCTAATAATATTACACATAATAGACAAATTCTGGAAATGGCCAgacttgtgaggattaaatcaatGGAGGCAATTTTCCTCTTCTTGACCCAGTCCATGCAGTTTACCAATCCAATGAACGCATTCCCTAAGATCCCCACTGAAAACTCTCCAATTGCTAAGAATAGTAAAGTAGTCTGTACTTTATCTGTCATGTTTAAATAGAGAAATACGCAATTAGTTTCTAGTTGACCTGATGGAGTTTGACATCCACACCTGCTTCTTAGATTTTGATGTAGTTTTCAACTCTTTGTTGTAGTCTGTCTTGTGATGGAGACTGGAATGATAAATGAAGACT from the Macaca thibetana thibetana isolate TM-01 chromosome 11, ASM2454274v1, whole genome shotgun sequence genome contains:
- the TAS2R7 gene encoding taste receptor type 2 member 7, which encodes MTDKVQTTLLFLAIGEFSVGILGNAFIGLVNCMDWVKKRKIASIDLILTSLAISRICLLCVILLDCFMLVLYPDVYATGKQMRIIDFFWTLTNHLSIWFATCLSIYYFFKIANFFHPLFLWMKWRIDRVISWILLGCMVLSVFINLPATENLNADFRRCVKAKRKTNLTWSCRVTKAQHASTKLFLNLVTLLPFSVCLMSFFLLILSLWRHIRRMQLSATGCRDPSTEAHVRALKAVISFLLLFIAYYLSFLIATSSYFIPETELAVIFGEFIALIYPSSHSFILILGNSKLRRASLKVLWTVMSILKGRKFQQHKQI